The DNA segment CGACCTGGCCCGCCCTGATGCGCCGGTATTCATCGGCCCGTTCCCGGTCCGTCAGCCCGCTGTGCAGCACCGCCACACGGCTCCCGAACCGCCGCCGGAAACGGGACAGCAGCTGCGGCGTGAGCGCGATCTCCGGGACCAGGACGATCACCCCCCTGTCCGAGGCCGTAAGCCCGTTGATGGCGTGGAGATAGACCTCGGTCTTGCCGCTGCCGGTCACGCCGTGCAGCAGGAAGACGCCGAAGGTCCTGCCTGCGATTGCCTCCTCGATCCTGCGCACCGCCTCCTGCTGTTCCGGCATCAAGACCGGAGGCTCGCTGGGCAGGAAATCGAGCTCCTCTGACGCGGGCTGCTGCTCCCGCTCGACGAGCTCGATGATGCCTTCTTCGCGGAGCTTGTTGACGGTCGCACGGGAGAAGCCCGGCAGCGCATCAACCTCCTGCTCCCCCTGCTCCTTCAACGCCGCAACCAGCGCAGCCTGTTTCGCGCCCTTCAAGGGCGTGGACGGCTCGCGCAGCAAACGCAGGTATTGTTTCTTTTTCGGCCTTGCGCGCGAGACCGCCTTGGGCACGACGGCCTCGATGGCCTGGCCGAGCGGGTACAGGTAGTACTCGGACATCCAGGAGGCCAGTTCAAGGAGTTCGGGGGCGATCGGGTCATCGATGACCTCGATCACGGACTTGAGGTCCGCAACGTCGGCCTGTTCGCGAAACCCGACGACCGTGCCGGTCATGCGTCTGCTGCCGAAGGGAACGAGCACCCGTGAGCCGGGAGCGAGCCTGTCCTGCATTTCCTGCGGGACCAGGTAGTGGAAGGTCTTATTGACGGAAACACCGACGGCTATATCAACAACTGGGTTGGACATGGGGAACGCTTATCTCGCGGAGGCGCAGAGTGCGCGGAGAGCGAAGAGCAACTCTTAGGATACGGGCAACGGGAAACGTCCGGATTCACCCCTTCTGAGAAGAAGGGCCTGCATCTGGACTGCGGCTCCCGTGTTACGATGTGCTTTCCTTCAGTTTCTTTATTTCCTTGTTGCCCAGGATGTCCTTCAGCTCGCTCATGAACTCGTTGATGTCCTTGAACGACCGGTACACCGAGGCGAACCGGACATAGGCGACCTCGTCGAGCCTGTGGAGATGCTCCATCACCTCTTCGCCGATGACCGTGCTCGGGATCTCCTTGAGGCCCTTCTCCTGCAGTGACTTCTCGATGTCGGCCACGGTGTTCTCCAGCGCATCGACGCTGACCGGCCGCTTTTCACAGGCCTTCTTGAGCCCGTTCAGGATCTTCATGCGGTCGTAGGGCTCGCGCCTGCCGTCCTTCTTGATGACCGAGGGCAGCACTTCCTCGACGCGCTCGTAGGTCGTGAAGCGCCCCTCGCACTTGATGCACTCCCGCCTCCTGCGGATGGAATCGCCTTCCTTCCCCATCCGGGAGTCGATGACTTTATTATCGAGGCTTGAGCAGTAGGGGCAGCGCATAGGTCACGAGGAGCATTTCACATTGCGGATTTCACGGTGCAAATCCCAAATTGAAGCACCTTTACCGGCCGATCTACATTGTGCGTTGTTTAATTCGAAATACGCCCTTTGCCTTGATTCACTTTTTTACGTAGTGTGTTATTTTGATGCCGGACTCGTTCAGCATCTCGGCGGCCAGGGCGTCGGGGTAGCCGTCCTCGAAGATGATGTGCGCGACGCCCGCGTTGATGATCATCTTCGCGCAGATGCCGCAGGGCTGGTTGGTGCAGTAGAGGGTGGAGCCTTCGATGTTCGTGCCGTGCTTGGCGGCCTGGATGATGGCGTTCTGCTCGGCGTGGAGGCCGCGGCAGATCTCATGGCGTTCGCCGGAGGGGATGCCCAGCTGCTCGCGGAGGCAGCCGCGGTCCAGGCAGTGCTGGATGCCGGAAGGCGCCCCGTTGTAGCCCGTGGCCAGGATGTTCTTGTCCTTCACGAGCACGGCGCCGACCTGGCGCCGCAGGCAGGTGGCGCGCCTCTTCACGAGGTGCGCGATCTCCATGAAATATTCGTCCCAGGAAGGCCTTGTCATAGACTTTGTAACCACAGGTGAACATCTCCTGCCGTCGCCGTAACGCGGGGACAGGCAGGTGCGGCTCTGCCGGACACACAGATAAGATTCAGAGTTTTAAAACAAAGAACAAGCTTCGAAAGCCCGCCCGAACGAAAAGCCCTGCTTTCACCCGTGATGCGAAGCCCGTGTGAGCGAAGCTCCCGTCGTTCCCGTGCTCTAAACCTGCGCTTTTTCCATCGCGAACATCGGGTACCGGCTGCAGAACTTCCTGGTCTGCTCCCTGATGTTCGCCAGCGCCTCGGCATCGTTGATGTGCTTCAGGGTCTGGCAGATCAGGTCCCCGACGACCTTCATCTCGTGCTCGCGCATGCCGCGCGTGGTCACGATCGGCGTGCCGAGCCGGATGCCGCTGGTCGTAACGGGGGGCTTCTGGTCGTAGGGGATGCTGTTCTTGTTGACCGTGATGCCGGCCGCGTCGAGCGCCGTTTCCGCGTCCTTGCCCGTGATGTTCTTCGGCGTCAGGTCCACGAGCATCAGATGGTTGTCGGTGCCGCCCGACACGATCCGGAACCCGTCCTCGGTGAGGCGCTTCGCGAGCGCCTGGGCGTTCTTCTTCACCTGGCGCTGGTAGTCCTTGAACTCCGGCTGGAGCGCTTCCTTGAACGACACGGCCTTTGCCGCGATGACGTGAACCAGCGGGCCGCCCTGGATCCCGGGGAAAATAACCTTGTCCACGGCCTTGGCGAACTTTTCCCGGCACATGATCATGCCGCCCCGCGGGCCGCGCAGGGTCTTGTGCGTCGTGGTCGTGATGAAGTCCGCGTGGGGCACGGGGCTCGGATGCTCTCCGGCTGCCACGAGTCCCGCGATGTGCGCGATGTCGGCCATCAGGTAGGCGCCGACCTTGTCGGCGATCTTCCGGAAGCGGCCGAAGTCGAGGCTGCGCGAATAGGCGCTGTAGCCGCAGACGATCATCTTCGGCTTATGCTCGATGGCGAGCCGCTCCACCTCGTCGTAATCGAGCAGCTCCGTCGCCCGGTCCACGCCGTAGGAAAAGGACTTGTACAGCGTGCCGGAAAAGCTGACGCTCGCGCCGTGGGTCAGGTGTCCTCCGTGGGGAAGCGCCATGCCGACAATGGTGTCCCCGGGCTGGAGCACGCTGAAGTAGACCGCCATGTTCGCGGACGAGCCCGAATGGGGCTGCACGTTCACGTGCTCGGCGCCGAAAAGCTGCTTCGCCCGCTCGATCGCCAGGGACTCGACCTGGTCGGCGTACTCGCACCCGCCGTAATAGCGGCGGTTCGGATAGCCCTCGGCGTATTTGTTCGTGAAGACCGAACCCTGCGCTTCAAGCACCGCCTGGCTCACGTAGTTCTCGGAGGCGATCAGGACGATCTTCTCCAGCTCGCGCTGCTCCTCGCCCCTGATCGCATTGTAGACTTCGAGGTCAGCGTCTTTGAGTTCCGACATGGTGGCATCCTTATGGGCGATTTTTCGATTTCTCGGTCGCGGCAAACCGGGACAAAAACCATTGAACCGCCAAGGCGCAAAGGTCGCGAAGGACTGGCCACGCCTTACACGCCGGTGCCAGCGCTTTCCTTCGCGGTCTCCGCGGCTTCGCAGTTGATATTCCCGGGTTACTTCGTGTTGACGGATTTTTCGATATCCTCTATCTTGTTCAGCCGCAGCAGGTGGCGGCCTCCGGCGAACTGCGTTTCGAGCCAGGTCTTCACGACCTCCAGGGCCACCCCCCTGCCGATAACGCGCTCGCCCATCACGAGGATGTTCGCGTCATTGTGCTCACGGCTCATCTGCGCCGTGAAGTGGTCGTGGCAGAGCGCGGCGCGCACGCGGGGATAGCGGTTCGCAACGATGGACATGCCGATGCCCGTCCCGCAGATCAGAATGCCGCGGTCCGCGGCGCCCCGGGAAACCGCCTCGGCGACCTTTCTGCCGTAGTCAGGGTAATCAACGGAGTCCCGGCTCGCGACGCCGAAGTCCTCGATCCGCACGTCCGGAACCGTCTTGAGGTACTTCAGGACCTCTTCCTTGAGGTCAAAACCGCCGTGGTCGCAGCCGATCGCCAGTTTCATTGGCCCCCCTCGTAGAGCGTGATATTAACATCTCACTGCTCGGGGTGTCAAGGGAAATGCCGGGGGAAAACCGGCCAATAATGATAGCGGGGCGTGCTGCGGAAGCGGGAAACGGCGGGCCGGAGAACGGAAGAGCACCGGCAAAAGCAAGCAACATGCAGGGAAGACAAATCACCCTAACGATACTCGTATCCGATCATGCTCAGGACCGCGAGGGCGGCCGTTTCGGTTCGCAGAATATTCGATCCGAGGCTCACGGGATGAAAGCCCCTGCTCTTCGCCTCGTTGGCCTCTTTCCCGGAAAACCCTCCCTCCGGACCTACGAGTACGACGATATTCCCTGCATCGGGGTTCCGCTTCAGGACGTTCTTGACCGGCTCGGTCCCTTCTTCCCAGGGAAAAAGGAGCAGGGTCCCGGGGGCGGGGTTCAGGGAAAAGACATAGTCCCTGAATGATCGCACGGGTTCGATCTGCGGAATATCGAGCCGGCTGCTCTGCATGGCCGCCTCTCTGGCGATCTTCTGCCAGCGTCCGGCCCGTTTCTCCTCGTCCCTGATCTTCACAATGGTCCGCTCCGTAACGAGCGGAACGAGGGCAGAAACGCCAAGCTCCGTTGCCTTCTGAATGATCAGGTCCATCTTGTCCGACTTGGGAATGCCCTGGCCCAGCGTGATGCGGGGAGAGGCGGGCTCCCGCTTTGCCTGGCTGATGATCTCGGTCCTGACCGTGGTGCGGTCAATGCCCATGATCCTGACCGCATACTCCATCCCCCGTCCGTCGGCAATCAAAAGTTCGTCGCCGCTCTCCATCCGGAGCACCGCGATATGGCGCACATCCTCGCCGGTGATGGTGATGGAATGGCCGGCTGCCTGCTCGGGGGATATGAAGAAACGCGGTGGTCTGGGCATAAGCACCTTACTTTGCCACGGATGACACAGACAAGAACAAAAGACAAGCTGGCCGCGAATTGATGCGAATATTCACGAATAGAAAAAAGTTAAGATCGATATCTGCAGTTTTTACATTGTGGCAAAGGACCCTATCGCTTTCGGCCCTCGCCTTTATTTACCTGTGCCAATCTGTGTTCACCTGTGGTTACAAAACGATTTTTCTTTTACCCGTATTCATCCGTGGTTATTACGATCAGGCTTTCGGCTTCGGCTCTCCCGGTCTTCCCTTCCCGCCCCGTCTTCTCCGCCTCCGGGTCGGCCGGCCGCGCCTTTCCTGGCCTTTCCCTGCGACCTGACCATCGCCCGCATGGAGCCGCGCGTCGCTCTTGATGAACTCCTTCCACCAAGCGCGGAGCTCCGGCCGCTCACCCGTGGTTTCGGTGATGAAGCGAAGGTACTCGAAGGCGTCGGCGAACCCGGGCCTGCGCAGGAAATAGCGGGGATGCTTCCCTTCCCGCTTCTCGAACCGCTGCTGGTTCCAGTAGATGTCCCGCATGGCGAGGCCGATCTTCTTCGGGATCTGGACGCGCTGCACCTGTTCACCCATGATCCCGGAGATCGCGGCGGTGAGCGCATCGACGGGCGGCATGCCCGCAGTCCGGAGCTCCCGGGCCTTTTCCTCCACATACTGTCCGTACAGGAGCGTGAACAGGATATGGGGCTCCACCCCTCTGCCGGTCTGCATGCAGACATCGACCCATTCGAGCGCCTTGCCGATCCAGGTATGCGGGTACCCTTCGTGCTCAAGGTCGACCCACGCGTTCAGTCCCGGGAAGATGACGCCGAAGAGGCCGGATTTCCTGAGCAGCTGGTAGGTCTTCTCCGCCTCTCCCTGGAGGAACAGCTTCAGGACCTCTTCGTACATCCGGGACGGCGAGGCGAGCGCCACCCGGTCCTTCAGATCGAGCAGCGCTCGTTCCGTGCTCTCTTCGATCTCGAATCCGAGTATGGCAGCGAACCTGATGGCCCTTACCATGCGCACGGGGTCCTCGGTAAAGCGCACCACGGGGTCGCCGATGATCCTGATGAGCCCCGACCGGAGGTCCTTCATGCCGCCCACATAGTCGATGACCGAGAAGTCGGCGATGTTGTAGAACATGGCGTTCACCGTGAAGTCGCGGCGGACTGCGTCCTGCTCCGGCGTACCGAACACATTGTCGCGCAGGATCATGCCGTCCTCGGTCTTGAGCATGCGCGGCGGACGGGGGCGCTCGGGAGCTGTTATTGCTGAAGCCGATGGCGCTGCTGGTTCTGCTGCCGCGGCCTCGGGCTGACTCTCAGCCGGAATGTCCGCCTGGATCTCGCCCCCGGCCGGCTCCTTGACCTCTGCCACGGGTAAAGCTTCAGGGATTGTCTCCGACTCCGGTTCCTCGGGCTGGTTGGAACGGAAGGTCGCAACCTCTATGATCTCGTTATGGAAATGGACATGGGCCAGCCGGAACCTGCGTCCGATGAGCCGGCAGTTGCGGAAGAGCTTCTTGACCTCGTTCGGGGTCGCGTTCGTGGCGATGTCGAAGTCCTTGGGCTCGCGACCGAGCAGCAGGTCGCGCACGCCCCCGCCTACGAGATAGGCGTGGTATCCCTTCTCCTTAAGGCGGTAGAGTACGCGGACTGCATTGGGGCTGATCCATTTGCGGGAGATGGTATGCCCCGAACGGGGAATGATGGTTGGTTCCAGGGTGCTCACAGAATTGCATCTTATCACAGAGAGGCGGGAGAGGTAAAGAGGGAAAAGGCGGCAGGTTGAGGGGATGACGTTGTAATTTGAAGTCGAAGGACGATAAAAAGGAAGGGCAACGCCCTATCACCACGCCCCGCTCAGCCTGACCCCATACAGATGATATCGGAAGCCGGTCGCTGTTTGGAGGGCATAATCGCCTCCTTCGACGTTCACCTCCACGGTGATGTTCTTCGTCAGCTTGTATCCGATGCTTGCGGTGCCGCCATAAATGAAGTCGTTATTGCCGGCCCCGTATCTCATGAATGACTGATGGCCGACAAAGAGCTCGGCCGAACCGCTGACCTGTCCTTGCTCGAAGGAGGTATTCAAGAGGAGCTGATAAGACGTGAAGCGATTG comes from the Nitrospirota bacterium genome and includes:
- the nrdR gene encoding transcriptional regulator NrdR; this encodes MRCPYCSSLDNKVIDSRMGKEGDSIRRRRECIKCEGRFTTYERVEEVLPSVIKKDGRREPYDRMKILNGLKKACEKRPVSVDALENTVADIEKSLQEKGLKEIPSTVIGEEVMEHLHRLDEVAYVRFASVYRSFKDINEFMSELKDILGNKEIKKLKESTS
- a CDS encoding cytidine/deoxycytidylate deaminase family protein, translated to MTRPSWDEYFMEIAHLVKRRATCLRRQVGAVLVKDKNILATGYNGAPSGIQHCLDRGCLREQLGIPSGERHEICRGLHAEQNAIIQAAKHGTNIEGSTLYCTNQPCGICAKMIINAGVAHIIFEDGYPDALAAEMLNESGIKITHYVKK
- the glyA gene encoding serine hydroxymethyltransferase, which gives rise to MSELKDADLEVYNAIRGEEQRELEKIVLIASENYVSQAVLEAQGSVFTNKYAEGYPNRRYYGGCEYADQVESLAIERAKQLFGAEHVNVQPHSGSSANMAVYFSVLQPGDTIVGMALPHGGHLTHGASVSFSGTLYKSFSYGVDRATELLDYDEVERLAIEHKPKMIVCGYSAYSRSLDFGRFRKIADKVGAYLMADIAHIAGLVAAGEHPSPVPHADFITTTTHKTLRGPRGGMIMCREKFAKAVDKVIFPGIQGGPLVHVIAAKAVSFKEALQPEFKDYQRQVKKNAQALAKRLTEDGFRIVSGGTDNHLMLVDLTPKNITGKDAETALDAAGITVNKNSIPYDQKPPVTTSGIRLGTPIVTTRGMREHEMKVVGDLICQTLKHINDAEALANIREQTRKFCSRYPMFAMEKAQV
- the rpiB gene encoding ribose 5-phosphate isomerase B, translated to MKLAIGCDHGGFDLKEEVLKYLKTVPDVRIEDFGVASRDSVDYPDYGRKVAEAVSRGAADRGILICGTGIGMSIVANRYPRVRAALCHDHFTAQMSREHNDANILVMGERVIGRGVALEVVKTWLETQFAGGRHLLRLNKIEDIEKSVNTK
- a CDS encoding 16S rRNA (uracil(1498)-N(3))-methyltransferase, producing the protein MPRPPRFFISPEQAAGHSITITGEDVRHIAVLRMESGDELLIADGRGMEYAVRIMGIDRTTVRTEIISQAKREPASPRITLGQGIPKSDKMDLIIQKATELGVSALVPLVTERTIVKIRDEEKRAGRWQKIAREAAMQSSRLDIPQIEPVRSFRDYVFSLNPAPGTLLLFPWEEGTEPVKNVLKRNPDAGNIVVLVGPEGGFSGKEANEAKSRGFHPVSLGSNILRTETAALAVLSMIGYEYR
- a CDS encoding poly(A) polymerase → MSTLEPTIIPRSGHTISRKWISPNAVRVLYRLKEKGYHAYLVGGGVRDLLLGREPKDFDIATNATPNEVKKLFRNCRLIGRRFRLAHVHFHNEIIEVATFRSNQPEEPESETIPEALPVAEVKEPAGGEIQADIPAESQPEAAAAEPAAPSASAITAPERPRPPRMLKTEDGMILRDNVFGTPEQDAVRRDFTVNAMFYNIADFSVIDYVGGMKDLRSGLIRIIGDPVVRFTEDPVRMVRAIRFAAILGFEIEESTERALLDLKDRVALASPSRMYEEVLKLFLQGEAEKTYQLLRKSGLFGVIFPGLNAWVDLEHEGYPHTWIGKALEWVDVCMQTGRGVEPHILFTLLYGQYVEEKARELRTAGMPPVDALTAAISGIMGEQVQRVQIPKKIGLAMRDIYWNQQRFEKREGKHPRYFLRRPGFADAFEYLRFITETTGERPELRAWWKEFIKSDARLHAGDGQVAGKGQERRGRPTRRRRRRGGKGRPGEPKPKA